A region of the Numenius arquata chromosome 2, bNumArq3.hap1.1, whole genome shotgun sequence genome:
ATCCACAGGACTAATTTAGATTTTATTCtggtatttttcaaatataaaaagtCGAAATTCTTACATCAATCTTTAAAGAAAATCCATGCAAGCAGGTCAGAATGTTTACAACTTaattttccctccccacccccaaccccttcCCTTCAGTTTTCACTTCACAAACCGTGTTGGTAAGTAAACCAAGTGTTTGcctctcagggttttttttttttcacagcacattGTTACCAGGCCAATGCCAGGCTAAGTTGGGGGTGCAGGAAGCaccaaaataagatttttcactTTAACAGCCTCTCTGCAATACCTCAGCATTTCCTGGGGGTCTTTAAAAGCATATCCCATTTCACTTAATTCTGGCTCCACATCATTTTAAACTTTAAGGCTATTTTCTATTTGACACCATCGTAATCTAACTTGTGATAATCTCAAAACCTAACAGCCAGGAAAGGCAGCAGTACAAACTAGACTTTTGAAAATTGCAGATGACAACCTTCTGCCCTTTCTCCTCCAGAGAACCAAATCTGGATGTTTTGTACAGAATTTATGGCATGAGAAAAATCCCAAATCTGGTTTGGCCCATCTAAATAGAGATGCACGTAAAACCAAAATGCTTCTACATTTAAATTGCTaggtagtagaaaaaaaaagctttagcttTCCAATTCTGATTTTTACAGAGATCCTTTAGTGTCAGACTTCGTTAGGGCTGAAGCCGTACCGCTGGCTCTTTACTACAGTTGTTCCCTGTAGCCTAACTGAAGTATTCTCAATTTACCTTTACAATTCACTGAACGTTTCTCTTTGAAAGGGAGTCGAAGTCAAATTAAGCAATAGAGCTCTGTTCTGAAGGTTGCATAGAGACTGAAGAGATTTATACaagaaatgctgtttaaaaaaaaaataaaataatcctgtcTGGCACTACCGAACAGCTCAAATGTGTGTGaccaaaaaataaccaaaatatttATAGGCAATCAACTCTGAGTTTGTTAGCAACAGCAATACTGtacatttttacattattatCAAATACATAATTCAAGAGTTACAAAATAAGATCATGCATTACCACTAAATCTCATACAAGCTTGGATTGGTTTCATTCCAAGAATCTGAAACTGAGACAGAAGCGTTTTTATGAATAAGAACTCAAACTCTGGATTCTTGTTTTAGCTTTCACAGATTCTATTTAATCTTGTTACAAGAAAGCCTGTACGAGTTTGCTCAATTTAAAGTGTTAAAATGACTACTGAACAAAAAAAGTGAGCATCAAAGTGATCAAAAGAGGGAGCCAAGTTATTCACTCCTTTAAAGGCAGCTGTCGAGCCAGAGGTACCCttacaggctggggggggggacgattTTAACAAAGATCAGACATTCTTCATACGTGCTCAGCTCCACATTCTTCTGGTTTGCCTGGCCAAAACAGTGCTTTTGATAGACCATTCAGTTTAAAGAAGTGAGCTGAGCAAGTGGTGTCCCCATCTAGATGGGGTTCAGTGTCAAGTACACGCAGACACACCTGTGCACACCACTGACATACCCAcactccttccccagctcctcgtGACTGGAAGGATGACAAGCTGTGGGCAATAATTCCACCTTTAGGTGCCCCTGTGTCTTTCCAGTTCTGGAAGAGATCTggaagaggagaggcagggatgGAAGAGCAGCACCCTACCCAACATTGCAGAAGTCTTCAGCTTTGTGGCTCATGCCTCTTGTCAGTAGTATTTTTGCCTCTTCAAAGAGAGCAGCGTTACGAGATCAAATCATCTGTCTCCCTAGTTTCAATGCATTTACATATGGCACAAGGTTGGTTTTCTAAGGAGTAACTTGTGGCaacaacaatttttttctcctaaaaaagTGTAACAGcacaaaaaagtttaatttatagCAGCATTTTACACAATTTGTGTTAAAAAAGTAGAAGTTAACCATTTGTGTATTGAGTAACAAAAggtttaaattacatttattttccattttacacTCACTATTTACTAGTTGGACTATTTACAAAGGTTCAAACGTTGTGTAAGAGAATGAGCTTTACCCAGAATAAGCTTCACATGTGAGGTAACGGTCTACCTCAACCTCTGTTTTGGCTGGCTATAGAGGAGGTACAGTTGGGTTTAGATCCTAGAAAAAATTCAGAATTAGGATGTTGGTATGAATTAGATTGTGTTCTTGTAGAAgaaaccatacacacacacatacaccggAGAGAGTAATCCCATGGTAAAAACATTAAGACCAACAGTGGATTTAGTTTTCATCTTTTTGgctgaaaagaggagaaaataattaaGAACAGGGAAGGTGTCAGCTGTACCTCATTTATTCAAACTAAGTTTTATCAAGAGGACAGCTTTTAATTCAAGAAGCTAAAGCAATTGGTGTTAAAACTGTAAAACTTAAGTACTTAAGAATTGACTTAAAATTGGGGCTTTCAGCACACCTTCTGAAGAAGACATTATTTCTCCATTAGTCTAAGTAAGTATCAACCCACCTGTCCCCAAGCCCAGGAGGTACCACCACTAGGTCCTGCTGGGCAAGACACTTCAACCCATGCTTGCTAATAGACACCACTAATGTAAGGGTGTCCCTTGGGTAAGTCTTGCTTTCCtctacagatttttaaatgacaacACCCTGCGGGAACACTACAGTAAAGCTGCTTCTCATTGAGGATTAGAAGTTTTTGGAACCTGCAATGTAATTACACTGCGAACAAAACATATCaaaatgctaaaaggaaaaaaaaaaaaaaaaaaaagtggaggaaaagggATCTACAATGCATTTCACAGAAGTCTTTCTTCAGCTGGCCAAGTAATGAAACAGAAGTATAGTGGGTAGGTTTGGTAGTTGCAAGACAAAAGGTGTTCTTCTTGCTGCAGTTAGAAATTACACGAAGATTGCATAGGACAAGGCAACCTTTTGGATAACTGAGGCAAGCAGTGCTTAGTGTCGGCATCCTTCGCTCTCGATGGGCTGAATGTGGTTTAGTGCTTTACTGGAGTCACACTTACGCATCTCTGCCTTCAACACACCCATTTACCCAAATAGTGCCACCTTAAGATCTTAGCGCTTCATCCACAGATACCAAGTAAGAGTTTAGTAGAAGACTATTTGCTCAAGCTTTTTTCTAAGCAAGTACACTTGCGGAACTACTGACTAAAACTGACAAGTCTTAAATAAGCTGAACACCACTGagatgcatattttattttagcagataTGGAAATTTATATActcaagtttcttttttttctttttttttaaaaaaaaaatggcctattaaggcatcttaaaaaaatccatatatgGCTTTGGTTTGCTGAAATACTATTTTACattgttaaaaaggaaaaacatgttaaaataaatttGACATTATGACACATTCACATATTTCACTTAGAATTGACAGTTATACAGATGCCTACATGTGATCACAGATGTCTCCCCTTGTGATGACATGAATAAGAAGGTAATCCAAATGTTTATCTCACAGTAGAGGGCAACCCAGAAGTCTGTGCAGAAGTGACATATAAGGAGTTATTATCTGGAAGAGGGGGAACCACAGAGTTTCCATTTGTGGGTGAGCAGCTCAGTTTCAGTTTTTCCAAGTACTCTGCATGAACAGGCTTGTGACACTGAAGGACCTTGATTGCATCTTCTACTTTAAAccattctcttttccttcctgaatGAGTATAATCCACGAAGAAAAAGAGAGTTACAAATTTATAACAGCACCATTTGTTGCTATCTGATCATgcactttttctcatttcttttactTTACAAGTTCAGGATGTCAGGCAAAAGATACAGGGTGAAAAGACGGTTAAAGAACTGGTGAAGGCAGGAGATTTCACTCAACCTTACTGAAATGGACTCATAATAAAGCCTTTCAGATAACTCTCTTGAAGCAGATACTGGGCAAAAGATCATATGACTGTTCATATGCTCCAAAAGCCACACCTAGTCCTTACAGAAAAGGATATTATCATTTAAATGGCTTAATACTGCCTTCCCACATTGTCATGCCTAGCACAAAACCAATCTAAAGAATAAACATCCATGCAGTTCAGAAGAATGGCTTGGCCTGATTTAGAGCGCAACGTTCCATACTCAAAACATATCCATGTATGGAATTACTCAGGTTAGCCCtaagttttcaaaaataatataCATTATACCAAAGATATTTTTAAGTTCCAAGACTTGTCTTAGTAAGATAGTCCTAAGAtcatctttcttataaaagcAAGATCTTTAAAATTAGAGGCCTCTGAGAAAATTATAGACAAGGTCAACAATAGTATTGTTAAAAGTAGGTGCAATTAAGAGGGTGCACTCCCCACAACTTCTCTTTCCACCTGAAAAATTGAGCATTTTGAAAAAACCCTTTATTATTACATGCCATTTGTTGAGAGATTAATAGTGCTAAGTTTGTGAGTGTTAACACTCCTAAAGCACCACCTCCTGAAAAAGGCAAAGCGTAATCAAAGTAGGATGTCATTTTTTATACCAATTCTTAGTTAACTCAGCTTTCAGCTGGACAAATACCAGTTGATATGTTTAAATAATTGAATTCAAAGAGGAAGAGCCATACAACATCATAAAGTATGGTAGCCTAACCAAACTGCGTGACATTGATAGCTGTGCGACATAGATGTATATATAGGAACCTCTTAAGGCCAGCACTGGCcctactgaaaaataaagctaagGTGAAAGTAAATACTAGTGTCGTCCCCCCCGGCCCAGGAGAATCAGGGGAAACTTCCAAAACtttgttagttgtttttttttccaaagacacaTTCAAAACACCCCAGAGTATCAGACAGCAGAACATTCtacttttgaaggaaaaaataattaattagtaCAGTATTTGGcctaaaaacaaaattaagagcTGTAAGAGCAACTAATAATGAAGTTTATTCCATCTTAATACTTAGAACACCCTAATTAATATGAGTAACACAGTATGTTGGAAGCAACCCTAGTTACACGTGCACAAAAGCGTCAAAGAACAGTATCACTATTTCCAGTAATTTCAGTTTATAGAACAGAATTAGTATTTTCCCTAGAGTTATATGAActgcttcagaaaaggaaagaagtttgCGTAATACATTTTAAGTGTAACACATGAACAGAGAATAGGTTTACCTATATTAACTGAATCCTCCCAGTCTTCCAGTATTTCCGTCACAGTAAGAACATAAACATACGTCCTATGCTTCCGATCCTGGTTCTGCTTGAATAATAGAAGTAGACATTTTCATTCTCagcaaaaaaagtaatttagactTATCACAACTTTAAGATTAAAAATTACTTACCTCTGAAGGGCACTTGCCAGCTAAACCTGGCtttgattttcattaaataaatatctGTATTGAATAGTCCCAAAAGGATGGGAAAACTGAAGTTTTGTTTGAAACAACAGCAATTCTATTTTACTAGGttaaaaaacctccaaacaacCCAAGGAATGTGAAGATTGTGAAGTTGGGACCAAACTACGTTCTTGGTCATCCAGTTTAATATTAGTAGTTGTCTACCAGTACTGCTTATCTTTTATGTATGTTGTAAGTTACCACAGGCGAGGGAATTTGTTAAAATTCTTTCTGCAACTCATGTTCCCAGATGAaaggttgttaaaaaaaaaaaaaacaaaaccaaaacctttgcAAGATGGAACCACTGTATCACATGTATCAGTCTGCTCAGGGCAAAGTGGATGTGCCACAGCCAATCCACGCGAGGTCTGTGTGGACATTACTCCCTCCTACCTCCACAGGAGGCCACCAGCACACCCCTAAAGATGCTGCCCCACTAACCAAGCCATACCGCCCCTTGGAAAAGAACTGAGCTCCTAGAAAACCCAGGACCATCTACTATTACAACTATATTAAGAACCAAGAGAGGTTATGCCCTAGCTCCCCTTACAGATGGCTTTATCCTTGTGCCAATAAACATTCCTGCTTATCTCTTTTTCACTACACTTAGTATAGTTTTAAACTGTTGTGCTTtactaggaaataaaaatacaccaaGACAGTTGTTCATCAATATCACTATTAAAGGGAGTAAATACatctattaaaaaaccccagcatttctgGCTGTAGTTCCCAAACACGAGGACTCAGCAGCAAtataatttccattttctctttactTCAATCTCCAGGTTGCACTGTGTGGCCCCCTCAATGGTACTAACAACTGTTTGCGGGGCCACGCTGTGAGACTGACTCAGGGGCCTTGATTTCAGTTAGCAGTAACCTAGAGAAGTGCCACTCAACACTTATTTTATCTCCTCTGGTCTAAGTGGTTGGTGGTAGATGGTTTCAGAAGAACATACAGCTAAATTGCCAAAGAATGACAACCCCTTACGGCCCCAAGTTTTAAGGCAACAAAATGACAGgtatcctctctttttttttttaatctgagctaGAA
Encoded here:
- the NUDT4 gene encoding diphosphoinositol polyphosphate phosphohydrolase 2 isoform X2, which produces MMKFKPNQTRTYDREGYKKRAACLCFRSEREDEVLLVSSSRYPDQWIVPGGGMEPEEEPGGAAVREVYEEAGVKGKLGRLLGIFENQDRKHRTYVYVLTVTEILEDWEDSVNIGRKREWFKVEDAIKVLQCHKPVHAEYLEKLKLSCSPTNGNSVVPPLPDNNSLYVTSAQTSGLPSTVR
- the NUDT4 gene encoding diphosphoinositol polyphosphate phosphohydrolase 2 isoform X1; this encodes MMKFKPNQTRTYDREGYKKRAACLCFRSEREDEVLLVSSSRYPDQWIVPGGGMEPEEEPGGAAVREVYEEAGVKGKLGRLLGIFEQNQDRKHRTYVYVLTVTEILEDWEDSVNIGRKREWFKVEDAIKVLQCHKPVHAEYLEKLKLSCSPTNGNSVVPPLPDNNSLYVTSAQTSGLPSTVR